The Anomaloglossus baeobatrachus isolate aAnoBae1 chromosome 5, aAnoBae1.hap1, whole genome shotgun sequence genome includes the window TGCCCGCCCCGATATCTGCTCCTATTCAATCTGATCTTGGGGGGTAGCCTCCTCCCTGCTAGTAGCTGCCAGCCCCAATATCTGCTTCTAGTCACTCTGCGATCAGGGAGTGTGGCCTCCTCCCTGCTAGCACCTGCCAGCCCCAATATCTGCTTCCATCCACTCTGCGATCAAGGGGCGTGGCCTTCACTCTGATAGAACCTGCCAGCCCCAATATCTGCTTTTATCCAGTCTGCGATCGGGGGGCGTCACCTCCTCCCTACTAGTAGCTGCCAGCCCCAATATCTGCTTTTAGTTACTCAGCGATCAGGAGGCATGGCCTCCTCCCTGCTAGAACCTGCCAGCCCCAATATCTGCTTCTATCCAGCCTGCGATTGGGGGGCATCCCCTCCTCCCTGCTAGTAGCTGCCAGCCCCAATATCTGCTTCTATCGACTCTGCGATCAGGGGGTGTGGCCTCTTCCCTGCTAGAACCTGCCAGCCCTAATATCTGCTTGTATCCAGTCTGAGATCATGGAGCGTGGCCTCCTCCCTCTGTTTTCAGCTTCCAGCCCACTGATATTTGCTTTCCTGCAGCCTGAGGACAGGGAGCATGGCCTCCTCCCTGCTAGCAGCTGCCAGCCCTAATATCTGATCTATCCAGATCATGGGGCGTGGCCTCCTCCCTCTGCTTGAAGCTGCCAGCCTTCTGATATCTGCTTCCATTAAATCTGAGATCAGGGTGGCGTGGCCTGCTCCCTGCTGGTAGTAGCTGAGAGCCACAATATCTGCATCTATTCAGCCTGTAGCTGCCAAACCCCTGACAATATCTGCTTCCCTGCAGTCTGAGAATAGTGGGTATGGCCTGCTCACCTGCGAGCCTTAATTACTTCCCTGCAATCCTAGATCTGGAAGCATGGGAGCAGGCCATACCTCCTGGTGTGTGATAGAAGGGAGGGGAAGTTACAAGTGGCAGCTCCAGCATCACACTAAATTGCAGGTAGTGTGAGGATGACAAACAGCACTATGGATCTCATCTTTAGAGCTTATGAGAAAATggctggatattttttttttatctcctcggAGTACCCCTTTATGGTTTTCGTAGTGTTATAAATATTTGTCTAGTATGATTTACCTTCACTCATCATAAAATATATAGACCATCCATATTTTACAGGCAAATAAATTTGTTTATATTTATATCAGCTAAATAATACTGCAACACTCAACAAAATTTACCCATTTGCAATCTAGTTAAAAGGTGGTTTTATCAAGGTTGCATTGAAGAATGGAAGCTGGTACCCTCAAAGGGTTCCTAGGTGGGTTCAGGTACTTATTGTCCATGAAGATAAACTTGCATGGGTAGCCATTCTAGATATTTGGGTCAAGACATTTAAAGAAACATTCCAAACATATTAGATAAATCTATTGTAGGAAACTTCCAATAAATTATGGATCAAAAGAATGATGATCAGTTCTTTGTTGGACTTGTTTCTTTTGGCTTGAGGAAAATTGCTTGTACACAATGGATTGTGTAATAACCCTTTAACATATCAGAATGGGTCAGTTACTTTTGTTCCACATGAATTCTTTGATGCCGAACGAGATCGGATTTCTGTGTGAAACATCGGCCACAATCGGGACAtggaaatggcttctctcctgtatggATCCTTTCATGGTACACCAGATTCGCCTTTtgcacaaaacatttcccacactctgaacatggaaagggtttctcacctgtgtgaattttctgatgattGATAAGCATGGTCTtatgggtaaaacatttcccacagtcagaacaagaaaatggtttctctcctgtgtgaattctctgatgtatgacaagATCTGACTTCTGAGTGAAACTTTTACTACAATCAGAGCATGAAAAAGGCTTTTCTCCCATATGGATTCGCAAATGGTAAATGAGATCAGACTTCTGTACAaaatatttaccacattctgaacacaaGAATGGGGTCTCCACAGTATGGATTCTCTGGTGTCTTAAAAGCACAGATTTCCGAGTAAAACTTTTATCGCATTCAGAACATGGAAAGGGCTTTTGTCCCGTGTGATTTATCTCATGCTTAATAAGGTCTGACTTCTGAGTAAAGCACTTGCCACAATGAGAACATGGGAAGGGTTTTTGTCCAGTGTGAAGTCTCTCATGacgaacaagatctgatttctgtttAAACCGCTTTCCACACTCTAAACATGGGAACGGCTTTTCCccggtgtgagttctttgatgtgttaTTAGAT containing:
- the LOC142311085 gene encoding uncharacterized protein LOC142311085 isoform X1 → MMAKPHPLSSSDGSSNESSPERCPSPEDKNVGGSTNSASPVLKIAACSTSDLHRSDIDDLSSLYTDVGVIVVKMEETDEEEEYERDDPLYKDEDTPIDLSRLAGQDAGDNSEESINAPEECEECKMEDYNIVQTSLDDGLGDQSSEPSNIEEPFGDNSYFVEQDGSYQVRKVFPCPECGKCFAHNSNLITHQRTHTGEKPFPCLECGKRFKQKSDLVRHERLHTGQKPFPCSHCGKCFTQKSDLIKHEINHTGQKPFPCSECDKSFTRKSVLLRHQRIHTVETPFLCSECGKYFVQKSDLIYHLRIHMGEKPFSCSDCSKSFTQKSDLVIHQRIHTGEKPFSCSDCGKCFTHKTMLINHQKIHTGEKPFPCSECGKCFVQKANLVYHERIHTGEKPFPCPDCGRCFTQKSDLVRHQRIHVEQK
- the LOC142311085 gene encoding uncharacterized protein LOC142311085 isoform X2; amino-acid sequence: MMAKPHPLSSSDGSSNESSPERCPSPEDKNVGGSTNSASPVLKIAACSTSDLHRSDIDDLSSLYTDVGVIVVKMEETDEEEEYERDDPLYKDEDTPIDLSRPGQDAGDNSEESINAPEECEECKMEDYNIVQTSLDDGLGDQSSEPSNIEEPFGDNSYFVEQDGSYQVRKVFPCPECGKCFAHNSNLITHQRTHTGEKPFPCLECGKRFKQKSDLVRHERLHTGQKPFPCSHCGKCFTQKSDLIKHEINHTGQKPFPCSECDKSFTRKSVLLRHQRIHTVETPFLCSECGKYFVQKSDLIYHLRIHMGEKPFSCSDCSKSFTQKSDLVIHQRIHTGEKPFSCSDCGKCFTHKTMLINHQKIHTGEKPFPCSECGKCFVQKANLVYHERIHTGEKPFPCPDCGRCFTQKSDLVRHQRIHVEQK